In one Diabrotica virgifera virgifera chromosome 5, PGI_DIABVI_V3a genomic region, the following are encoded:
- the LOC126885559 gene encoding uncharacterized protein LOC126885559 has product MSKRDIVNIYRDQNISKSTIYRTIRECEEGIPCVNLRKSGRPRILNHIRDARLIEAAKNKIGVSQRKLARRFHVGKTTVYRTLSSNNIIYRTRRKAPKYTEDQLERIPRCCRALRRVNFVNKLIVMDDEKYFTLSNSEMKGNDGFYTNDYENVPDEIKFKSKKKFEDKILVVRGEALNADIYIQRCLSKLLQFVNTHHANDQIVFWPDLASCHYARITRDWYETNNITFVPKADNPPNLPQARPIEEFWAILSRKVYNNGWEAQNQEQLRRRIYTKIREIDAEVVQRMMQRVRGIIRQIENNDPLSVICILIYNKDS; this is encoded by the coding sequence ATGTCGAAACgagatattgttaatatttatcGAGATCAAAACATAAGCAAATCGACAATTTATCGCACAATCAGAGAATGTGAAGAAGGGATACCATGTGTTAACTTGCGTAAAAGTGGCCGACCGCGGATTTTGAACCATATAAGAGATGCAAGACTGATTGAAGCAGCTAAGAACAAAATTGGGGTCTCACAGCGAAAACTGGCCAGAAGATTTCATGTTGGAAAGACTACAGTATACAGGACCCTATCGAGTAACAATATTATCTACCGGACAAGAAGGAAAGCTCCAAAATACACAGAGGATCAATTAGAGAGAATTCCGAGATGTTGCCGCGCGTTAAGGCGAGTGAATTTCGTCAACAAGTTGATCGTGATGGACgatgaaaaatattttactttgtCCAACTCTGAGATGAAGGGTAACGATGGGTTTTACACGAACGATTACGAAAATGTACCTgatgaaataaaattcaaaagtaaGAAAAAATTTGAGGACAAAATTTTGGTTGTTCGAGGCGAAGCCTTAAACGCAGATATTTATATTCAAAGATGTCTCTCTAAATTGCTTCAGTTTGTGAACACACATCATGCAAATGATCAAATAGTCTTTTGGCCAGATCTTGCTTCATGTCATTACGCGAGGATCACAAGGGACTGGTACGAAACTAACAACATTACCTTTGTACCGAAAGCAGACAATCCCCCCAACCTACCTCAGGCTCGTCCAATTGAAGAGTTCTGGGCAATATTAAGTCGGAAAGTCTATAATAACGGATGGGAAGCACAAAATCAGGAACAGTTAAGACGCCGCATATATACAAAAATTAGAGAAATTGACGCCGAGGTCGTCCAAAGGATGATGCAACGTGTCAGGGGAATTATTAGGCAAATCGAAAATAATGATCCCTTGTCTGTCATTTgcattttgatttataataaggATAGTTAA